From Halopelagius inordinatus, a single genomic window includes:
- a CDS encoding YeeE/YedE family protein yields MITDPVLLQAAADLFPNGISRYAVGGLLVGLGTVVIYVGTGIPAGASTFLESTLSYVSDQSRFQRYVASRDWRLVFTAGIVLGGLAFAATFQSGLVTSSLYEPGTTGQLYEVAGLTLWTTDVQPWRLFLGGILVGIGTRIGKGCTSGHGVCGVGSASKTSLVGVLTFLTVAIGTAQVVAALGVSP; encoded by the coding sequence ATGATCACTGACCCCGTACTGCTCCAAGCGGCCGCCGATCTGTTCCCCAACGGGATCAGTCGCTACGCCGTCGGGGGGCTACTCGTCGGCCTCGGAACCGTCGTCATCTACGTCGGGACCGGCATCCCCGCCGGAGCGAGCACGTTCCTCGAATCGACGCTGTCGTACGTCTCCGACCAGTCGCGGTTCCAACGGTACGTCGCCTCCCGCGACTGGCGACTCGTGTTCACGGCCGGAATCGTCCTGGGCGGACTCGCGTTCGCTGCGACGTTCCAGTCCGGCCTGGTCACGAGTTCGCTGTACGAGCCCGGAACGACCGGACAACTCTACGAAGTCGCCGGTCTGACGCTCTGGACGACGGACGTCCAACCGTGGCGGTTGTTCCTGGGCGGCATCCTGGTCGGCATCGGGACCCGCATCGGGAAAGGCTGTACGTCCGGCCACGGCGTCTGCGGCGTCGGATCGGCGTCGAAGACGTCGCTCGTCGGCGTGCTGACGTTCCTGACCGTGGCGATCGGCACCGCGCAGGTCGTCGCCGCACTCGGGGTGAGCCCGTAA
- a CDS encoding YeeE/YedE family protein, translating into MADRHPLFKPLIFVGGLIFGFGLGFSHMARPEVVLNFLTFDDLGLPFVMFGAAIVSGIAFALLPRIRDAAPLTGDRYERRLKPFDRNVLVGGAIFGVGWGLSGICPGAAYASLGVGNVTILWALAGMFLGAYLQGYWRSRSQTRETAATGAD; encoded by the coding sequence ATGGCGGACCGCCATCCGCTGTTCAAGCCGCTGATCTTCGTCGGCGGCTTGATCTTCGGATTCGGGCTCGGATTCAGTCACATGGCGCGGCCGGAGGTCGTGTTGAACTTCCTCACGTTCGACGACCTCGGACTCCCGTTCGTCATGTTCGGTGCCGCAATCGTCTCGGGCATCGCGTTCGCGCTGCTGCCCCGGATTCGAGACGCAGCACCCCTCACGGGCGACCGCTACGAGCGTCGTCTGAAGCCGTTCGACCGGAACGTCCTCGTCGGCGGCGCCATCTTCGGCGTCGGCTGGGGACTGTCCGGTATCTGCCCGGGCGCCGCGTACGCGAGCCTCGGCGTCGGCAACGTCACCATCCTCTGGGCGCTCGCCGGGATGTTCCTCGGCGCGTACCTCCAGGGTTACTGGCGGAGTCGGAGCCAGACACGTGAAACCGCTGCGACCGGCGCAGACTAA